One part of the Pseudopipra pipra isolate bDixPip1 chromosome 3, bDixPip1.hap1, whole genome shotgun sequence genome encodes these proteins:
- the HS3ST5 gene encoding heparan sulfate glucosamine 3-O-sulfotransferase 5: MLFKQQVLLRQKLFVLGSLAIGSLLYLVARVGSLDRLQPLCPIDGRFGPRGQDEIPLRALQFKRGLLHEFRKGNATKEQIRLHNLVQQLPKAIIIGVRKGGTRALLEMLNLHPSVVKASQEIHFFDNDENYAKGIEWYRKKMPFSYPHQITIEKSPAYFITEEVPERIYKMNSSIKLLIIVREPTTRAISDYTQVLEGKERKNKTYYKFEKLAIDPNTCEVNTKYKAVRTSIYTKHLERWLKYFPIEQFHIVDGDRLITEPLPELQLVEKFLNLPPRISQYNLYFNATRGFYCLRFNIVFNKCLAGSKGRIHPEVDTSVITKLRKFFHPFNQKFYQITGRTFNWP, translated from the exons ATGCTATTCAAACAGCAGGTGTTGCTGAGGCAGAAGCTCTTTGTGCTAGGCAGCCTTGCTATTGGAAGTCTCCTATATCTAGTTGCCAGAGTTGGGAGTTTGGATAG actgcagcccctctgccccatcGATGGTCGTTTTGGACCCCGCGGCCAGGACGAAATCCCACTGCGAGCTCTGCAGTTCAAGCGAGGTCTGCTCCATGAATTTCGAAAGGGCAATGCCACTAAGGAACAAATACGACTGCACAATCTGGTTCAGCAGCTTCCTAAGGCCATTATCATTGGGGTGCGGAAAGGAGGCACCCGAGCACTACTGGAGATGCTGAACCTTCACCCTTCAGTGGTCAAAGCTTCTCAAGAGATTCACTTCTTTGACAATGATGAAAACTATGCCAAGGGAATTGAGTGGTACcgaaaaaaaatgcctttttcttaCCCTCATCAAATAACAATTGAGAAAAGCCCCGCATATTTTATCACTGAGGAAGTACCTGAAAGGATTTACAAAATGAACTCATCTATCAAATTATTGATCATTGTCAGGGAACCTACCACAAGAGCAATTTCTGATTACACTCAGGTGCTGGAaggcaaggaaagaaagaacaaaacttaCTACAAATTTGAGAAGCTGGCTATTGATCCTAATACCTGTGAAGTGAACACTAAGTATAAGGCAGTGAGAACCAGCATCTACACAAAACATCTGGAGAGGTGGTTAAAATACTTCCCAATTGAGCAGTTTCATATCGTGGATGGAGACCGGCTCATCACAGAACCACTGCCAGAACTCCAGCTGGTTGAGAAGTTCCTAAATCTTCCTCCAAGGATAAGTCAGTACAATTTATACTTCAATGCCACCAGAGGGTTTTACTGCTTGCGATTTAACATTGTCTTTAACAAGTGCCTGGCGGGTAGCAAGGGACGCATCCATCCAGAGGTGGACACCTCTGTCATTACCAAATTGCGCAAGTTCTTTCATCCTTTTAATCAAAAATTTTACCAGATCACTGGGAGGACATTTAACTGGCCCTAA